One genomic window of Mycobacteriales bacterium includes the following:
- a CDS encoding DUF4118 domain-containing protein: MTAFAGYARAVDRRRQAHGVAVAVAGLPLLTLVLTTLRGDLSLADELLLYLIAVVAIAVIGGLWPALAAAIASSLLLNWFFTPPIHTFVASPDNVLSLVLFVAVATLVAAVVHIAARRAVEAEEGRAQAAQAEMLAAGNRMRTALLAAVSHDLRTPLAGIKASITGLRQTDVAWSATDRAELLETIEDSADRLGALIANLLDMSRVQTGALQPFLQPAAVDEIVPVALRGIPGADTVRLDTPEDLPLVRTDPGLLERALANLLSNALRHSPPGRPPTLVARHEGDRLALRVVDHGPGVAVGDRDRIFEPFQRLGDRSVGGVGLGLAVARGFVEAIGGELAAGDTPGGGLTMTVQLPLAPATVPAEQVAVP; the protein is encoded by the coding sequence GTGACTGCATTCGCGGGCTACGCGCGTGCCGTCGACCGACGGCGCCAAGCCCACGGGGTCGCGGTCGCGGTGGCCGGGTTGCCGCTGCTGACGCTCGTGCTGACCACGCTGCGCGGAGACCTGTCGCTCGCCGACGAGCTGCTCCTCTACCTGATCGCGGTGGTCGCGATCGCGGTGATCGGCGGCTTGTGGCCGGCGCTGGCGGCCGCCATCGCGTCGTCGTTGCTGCTCAACTGGTTCTTCACGCCACCGATTCATACCTTCGTCGCCTCGCCCGACAACGTGCTGTCGCTGGTGCTGTTCGTCGCGGTTGCGACGCTGGTGGCGGCGGTCGTGCACATCGCCGCCCGCCGCGCCGTCGAGGCGGAGGAGGGGCGCGCGCAGGCCGCGCAGGCCGAGATGCTCGCCGCCGGCAACCGGATGCGCACCGCGCTGCTCGCCGCGGTCAGCCACGACCTGCGCACCCCGCTGGCCGGCATCAAGGCGAGCATCACTGGCCTGCGGCAGACCGACGTGGCGTGGTCGGCCACCGACCGGGCCGAGCTGCTGGAGACGATCGAGGACTCGGCCGACCGGCTCGGCGCGCTGATTGCCAACCTGCTCGACATGAGCCGGGTGCAGACCGGTGCACTGCAGCCGTTCCTGCAGCCGGCCGCCGTCGACGAGATCGTCCCGGTGGCCCTGCGGGGGATCCCCGGCGCCGACACCGTACGGCTGGACACCCCGGAGGACCTGCCGCTGGTGCGCACCGACCCCGGCCTGCTCGAACGCGCGCTGGCCAACCTGCTGTCCAACGCGCTGCGACACTCGCCGCCCGGCCGGCCGCCCACGCTGGTGGCCCGGCACGAGGGCGACCGGTTGGCGCTGCGGGTCGTCGACCACGGCCCGGGCGTCGCGGTGGGCGACCGTGACCGCATCTTCGAGCCGTTCCAGCGGCTGGGCGACCGGTCGGTGGGCGGCGTCGGCCTGGGGTTGGCCGTTGCCCGCGGGTTCGTCGAGGCGATCGGCGGCGAGCTCGCCGCGGGTGACACCCCGGGCGGCGGGCTGACGATGACGGTGCAGCTGCCGCTTGCGCCTGCCACCGTGCCGGCCGAGCAGGTGGCGGTGCCGTGA
- a CDS encoding DUF1707 domain-containing protein — protein MSSRRSAWAYQSPGRDAHLRIGDAERTETADRLSKHFGDGRLDEAEFHERLDQAMHAKTRADLDALFHDLPPEGATPVPTARRRRSHSLLFLVLVAIAAIVTTSYVVSHIPWLLAGLVIFLLIRHRHARHHQS, from the coding sequence GTGAGCTCTCGTCGCAGCGCCTGGGCCTACCAGTCGCCCGGCCGCGACGCGCACCTGCGCATCGGCGACGCCGAGCGCACCGAGACCGCCGACCGGCTGTCCAAGCACTTCGGGGACGGCCGTCTCGACGAGGCCGAGTTTCACGAGCGGCTCGACCAGGCCATGCACGCCAAGACCCGCGCCGACCTCGACGCGCTCTTCCACGACCTACCGCCCGAAGGAGCCACTCCCGTGCCCACCGCCCGCCGCCGGCGCTCCCACTCGCTGCTGTTCCTGGTGCTCGTCGCGATCGCGGCCATCGTCACCACGTCGTACGTCGTCAGCCACATCCCCTGGCTGCTCGCCGGCCTTGTGATCTTCCTGCTGATCCGGCACCGGCACGCCCGCCACCACCAGTCGTGA
- a CDS encoding AMP-binding protein has protein sequence MTYDEAVAAVTGPGQMLEMAPVEVDGITYRGFANAPASLRDLLSLARAHGDKDFIVYEDERLTFTDVMARVDALGATLVERYGVRKGDRVAIGMRNYPEWVVAFAAIVSVGAISVSLNAWWSEDELDYALGDSEPVLLIADRERIERARASCAKRGIRVLAVRADDVTDEGVDHWDDVVQVGAALPQVDIGPDDDATILYTSGTTGFPKGAVSTNRAVVTSIMGFASRAPIEALRTGETAEAANPPSVILVVPLFHVTGSVPVMLGAFIGGAKLTIMYKWDPDRALELIERERVTTFVGVPTQSWDMLQSPRFQEFDTSTLQGIGGGGAPPPPELIRQIDSSFKGGRPAFGYGMTETNALGPGISGDDAIAKPTSAGRPPVTMEVEIRDPSGAPVPVGERGEIWFKALNNIRGYWRKPEETAETIVDGWLRTGDLGRLDEDGFVYVEDRIKDMVLRGGENVYSAEVEAALYEHPAVYEAAVFGLPHERLGEEVAAAVYPRDGVSVTPEELQTHVGKRLAAFKVPSTIVIVSEPLPRNAAGKFLKRQLRESYANA, from the coding sequence ATGACGTACGACGAGGCCGTGGCCGCCGTGACCGGCCCCGGCCAGATGCTCGAGATGGCGCCGGTCGAGGTCGACGGCATCACCTACCGCGGCTTCGCCAACGCGCCGGCCAGCCTGCGTGACCTGCTCTCGCTCGCCCGGGCGCACGGAGACAAGGACTTCATCGTCTACGAGGACGAGCGGCTGACCTTCACCGACGTGATGGCGCGCGTGGACGCGCTCGGCGCCACGCTGGTCGAGCGTTACGGCGTGCGAAAGGGCGACCGGGTCGCCATCGGGATGCGCAACTACCCCGAATGGGTGGTGGCCTTCGCCGCGATCGTCTCGGTCGGTGCCATCTCCGTATCGCTCAACGCCTGGTGGTCCGAGGACGAGCTCGACTACGCGCTCGGCGACTCGGAGCCGGTCCTGCTGATCGCCGACCGCGAGCGCATCGAGCGGGCACGGGCGTCGTGCGCGAAACGGGGCATCCGCGTCCTCGCGGTGCGCGCCGACGACGTCACCGACGAGGGTGTCGACCACTGGGACGACGTCGTGCAGGTCGGTGCCGCGCTGCCCCAGGTCGACATCGGTCCCGACGACGACGCCACGATCCTCTACACGTCCGGCACCACGGGCTTCCCCAAGGGTGCGGTCTCCACCAACCGCGCGGTCGTCACCTCGATCATGGGCTTCGCGTCGCGCGCGCCGATCGAGGCGCTGCGCACCGGCGAGACCGCCGAGGCGGCCAACCCGCCGTCGGTGATCCTCGTCGTACCGCTGTTCCACGTCACCGGGAGCGTGCCGGTGATGCTCGGCGCGTTCATCGGCGGCGCCAAGCTCACGATCATGTACAAGTGGGATCCCGACCGCGCCCTCGAGCTGATCGAGCGGGAGCGGGTGACGACGTTCGTCGGGGTCCCGACCCAGTCGTGGGACATGCTGCAGTCGCCGCGGTTCCAGGAGTTCGACACCTCGACGTTGCAGGGCATCGGCGGCGGGGGCGCGCCGCCGCCGCCGGAGCTGATCCGCCAGATCGACAGCAGCTTCAAGGGTGGCCGCCCGGCGTTCGGCTACGGCATGACCGAGACCAACGCCCTGGGCCCCGGCATCTCCGGTGACGACGCGATCGCCAAGCCGACCTCGGCCGGGCGCCCGCCCGTGACGATGGAGGTCGAGATCCGCGACCCGTCCGGGGCGCCGGTGCCGGTCGGCGAGCGCGGCGAGATCTGGTTCAAGGCGCTCAACAACATCCGCGGCTACTGGCGCAAGCCGGAGGAGACGGCCGAGACGATCGTCGACGGCTGGCTGCGCACCGGCGACCTGGGCCGGCTCGACGAGGACGGCTTCGTCTACGTCGAGGACCGCATCAAGGACATGGTGCTGCGGGGTGGGGAGAACGTCTACTCCGCGGAGGTGGAGGCCGCCCTCTACGAGCACCCGGCGGTATATGAGGCGGCCGTCTTCGGCCTGCCGCACGAGCGGCTCGGTGAGGAGGTCGCCGCCGCGGTCTACCCGCGCGACGGGGTCAGCGTCACGCCCGAGGAGCTGCAGACGCACGTCGGCAAGCGGCTCGCAGCGTTCAAGGTGCCCTCGACGATCGTCATCGTGTCGGAGCCGCTGCCGCGCAACGCGGCCGGCAAGTTCCTGAAGCGGCAGCTGCGGGAGAGCTACGCCAACGCCTGA
- the thrC gene encoding threonine synthase: MTTVLSTSVAAEHDFGAAVSLRCQGCAAGYPLGPTHVCVECFGPLEVVYDESLLRRVTREQVEAGPRTLWRYAGLLPVSADVASRVDLGAGCTPLVRADRLAASLGMRALWVKDERANPTHSFKDRVVAMAASAARAFGFDVIACASTGNLANAVAAAAAASGMRSIVLVPHDLEAGKTVTTAVYGTTLVAIQGSYDDANRLCAELVGEYPWAFVNTNLRPFYAEGSKTVGFEIAESLGWRLPQQVVVPVASGSLLTKVDQAWRELSTLGLVEASDYRVYGAQASGCAPVATAFRTGSDDISPVRPTGVAKSLAIGNPADGSNALDVVRRTGGAIADVGDDEVVEGMKLLASTQGIFGETAGGVTVGVLRQLLADGLLDPDAETVILNTGDGLKTLDAVVAGATPTATIKPTLSAFEAAGLGD, from the coding sequence ATGACCACCGTTCTGTCGACATCCGTCGCCGCCGAGCACGACTTCGGCGCGGCAGTCTCCCTGCGCTGTCAGGGCTGCGCCGCCGGCTACCCGCTGGGCCCGACGCACGTCTGCGTCGAGTGCTTCGGCCCGCTCGAGGTGGTCTACGACGAGTCGCTGCTGCGCCGGGTCACCCGGGAGCAGGTTGAGGCGGGCCCGCGCACGCTGTGGCGCTACGCCGGGCTGCTGCCCGTGTCGGCCGACGTCGCCAGCCGCGTCGACCTCGGAGCCGGTTGCACCCCACTGGTCCGCGCCGACCGGCTCGCGGCGAGCCTCGGCATGCGCGCGCTGTGGGTCAAGGACGAGCGGGCCAACCCGACGCACTCGTTCAAGGACCGCGTGGTGGCCATGGCGGCATCGGCGGCGCGTGCGTTCGGCTTCGACGTCATCGCCTGCGCGTCGACAGGCAACCTCGCCAACGCGGTCGCCGCAGCCGCCGCCGCGTCCGGCATGCGCTCGATCGTGCTGGTGCCGCACGACCTCGAGGCCGGCAAGACGGTGACCACCGCCGTCTACGGCACCACGCTGGTCGCGATCCAGGGGTCCTACGACGACGCCAACCGGCTGTGCGCCGAGCTCGTGGGCGAGTACCCGTGGGCGTTCGTCAACACCAACCTGCGCCCGTTCTACGCCGAGGGCTCGAAGACCGTGGGCTTCGAGATCGCCGAGTCGCTCGGCTGGCGGCTGCCGCAGCAGGTCGTCGTCCCGGTCGCGTCGGGATCGCTGCTGACAAAGGTCGACCAGGCCTGGCGTGAGCTGTCGACCCTCGGCCTCGTCGAGGCGAGCGACTACCGCGTCTACGGCGCGCAGGCCTCGGGCTGCGCGCCGGTCGCCACCGCCTTCCGGACCGGCTCCGACGACATCTCGCCGGTGCGGCCCACCGGCGTCGCGAAGTCACTCGCCATCGGCAACCCCGCGGACGGCTCGAACGCGCTCGACGTCGTACGCCGGACCGGTGGTGCGATCGCCGACGTCGGCGACGACGAGGTCGTCGAGGGCATGAAGCTGCTCGCGTCGACGCAGGGCATCTTCGGCGAGACCGCGGGCGGGGTGACCGTGGGGGTGCTGCGCCAGCTGCTCGCCGACGGGCTGCTCGACCCCGACGCCGAGACCGTGATCCTCAACACCGGCGACGGGCTGAAGACGCTCGACGCGGTGGTCGCGGGAGCGACGCCGACGGCCACCATCAAGCCGACGCTGTCGGCGTTCGAGGCCGCCGGCCTCGGCGACTGA
- a CDS encoding PspC domain-containing protein, producing the protein MEAPQHRPPWAPHRRHWRPHWRSVPLQRSTDEPLLGGVAAGLAVKTGVDVTVVRVVFVLSSLASGFGVAAYVVGWLLLPAAGQERTIASRALGDRRGLSLAAGVAALLAVLLLISSALGASWLGSLTWPLTIGAAGLALVWRNASEEEQARLHRIAEPALQLVGGTGGRRLRLRFAAGVVLLGAGLGALLVGRPNSATLRPLGGLLLVIAAFVVVLGPWWLRIARDLMLERQARARAEERADIAARVHDSVLQTLALIQRRADEPHQVVQLARAQERELRAWLFGGPPPGLLGEEATTLAAGVQAIQQEVESVHGLPVETVVVGDCDLDEPLHALLAAAREATVNAAKWSGAPSISVFAEATPEQVSVFVRDRGVGFDPDAVPADRKGVAESIRGRMSRHGGSAEVVTAPGNGTEVRLTMPRVTARA; encoded by the coding sequence GTGGAGGCACCGCAGCACCGCCCGCCGTGGGCACCGCACCGGCGGCACTGGCGGCCGCACTGGCGCTCGGTGCCGCTCCAGCGCAGCACCGACGAGCCGCTGCTCGGTGGCGTGGCCGCTGGTCTGGCCGTCAAGACCGGTGTCGACGTCACGGTCGTCCGCGTGGTGTTCGTGCTGTCGTCGTTGGCGAGCGGTTTCGGCGTGGCGGCCTACGTCGTCGGCTGGCTGCTGCTGCCGGCCGCGGGCCAGGAGCGCACGATCGCGAGTCGCGCCCTCGGTGACCGCCGAGGCCTGTCCCTGGCGGCCGGGGTCGCCGCGCTGCTCGCCGTCCTGCTGCTCATCTCCTCCGCGCTCGGCGCCTCCTGGCTCGGGTCGCTCACCTGGCCGCTGACCATCGGCGCGGCGGGGCTTGCCCTGGTCTGGCGCAACGCCTCGGAGGAGGAGCAGGCGCGGCTGCATCGGATCGCGGAACCGGCACTCCAGCTCGTCGGCGGCACCGGTGGACGACGGCTGCGGCTGCGGTTCGCGGCGGGAGTCGTGCTGCTGGGTGCCGGCCTCGGCGCGTTGCTCGTCGGACGCCCCAACAGCGCGACGCTTCGCCCGCTCGGCGGCCTGCTGCTGGTGATCGCGGCGTTCGTGGTCGTGCTCGGGCCGTGGTGGCTGCGCATCGCCCGCGACCTCATGCTCGAACGCCAGGCACGTGCCCGGGCCGAGGAGCGGGCCGACATCGCGGCCCGGGTGCACGACTCCGTGCTGCAGACGTTGGCCCTCATCCAGCGCCGCGCCGACGAGCCGCACCAGGTGGTGCAGCTGGCGCGGGCGCAGGAGCGCGAGCTGCGGGCGTGGCTCTTCGGCGGGCCGCCGCCCGGTCTTCTCGGTGAGGAGGCGACCACCCTGGCCGCCGGCGTGCAGGCGATCCAGCAGGAGGTCGAGTCGGTGCACGGGCTGCCGGTCGAGACCGTGGTCGTCGGTGACTGCGACCTCGACGAGCCGTTGCACGCGCTGCTCGCCGCCGCCCGCGAGGCGACGGTCAACGCCGCCAAGTGGTCCGGCGCCCCGTCGATCTCCGTCTTCGCGGAGGCCACCCCGGAACAGGTCAGCGTGTTCGTCCGCGACCGCGGCGTCGGGTTCGACCCCGACGCCGTGCCGGCCGACCGCAAGGGTGTCGCGGAGTCGATCCGCGGCCGGATGTCGCGGCACGGCGGCAGTGCCGAAGTCGTCACCGCTCCTGGCAACGGCACCGAGGTGCGGCTGACGATGCCGCGGGTGACCGCCCGCGCATGA
- a CDS encoding response regulator, whose translation MTRVLVVDDEAAICRALRINLAARDYEVTTATSGAAGLAAVARERPDVVILDLGLPDMDGAEVIAGLRGWTSTPIIVLSAREQEAAKVAALDAGADDYVTKPFGMDELLARLRAAVRRSRSADDAPSVATESFTVDLAAKRVTGRDGGDIRLTPTEWQLLEVLVRNRGRLVSQQQLLHDVWGPAYTGETNYLRVYMAQLRRKLEPDPPRPRYLLTEAGMGYRFSV comes from the coding sequence GTGACCCGGGTGCTGGTGGTCGACGACGAGGCGGCGATCTGCCGAGCGTTGCGCATCAACCTGGCCGCGCGCGACTACGAGGTCACCACCGCCACGTCCGGTGCGGCCGGGCTCGCCGCGGTGGCCCGGGAGCGGCCCGATGTGGTGATCCTCGACCTGGGCCTGCCGGACATGGACGGCGCCGAGGTCATCGCAGGTCTGCGCGGATGGACGTCGACGCCGATCATCGTGCTGTCGGCGCGTGAGCAGGAGGCGGCCAAGGTGGCCGCCCTCGACGCCGGTGCCGACGACTACGTGACCAAGCCCTTCGGCATGGACGAGCTGCTCGCCCGGCTGCGCGCCGCCGTACGCCGCAGCCGCAGCGCCGACGATGCGCCGAGCGTCGCCACCGAGTCGTTCACCGTCGACCTGGCGGCGAAGCGGGTGACGGGCCGCGACGGAGGTGACATCCGGCTGACGCCCACCGAGTGGCAGCTGCTCGAGGTCCTGGTGCGCAACCGGGGCCGGCTGGTCAGCCAGCAGCAGCTGCTGCACGACGTCTGGGGTCCGGCCTACACCGGTGAGACCAACTACCTGCGGGTCTACATGGCCCAGCTGCGCCGCAAGCTCGAGCCTGACCCGCCGCGGCCGAGGTACCTGCTCACCGAAGCCGGCATGGGCTACCGCTTCAGCGTCTGA
- a CDS encoding APC family permease, translating into MLQRSPLPTAGGVKRVVVGRPLRSRQLAETLLPKWLALPVFCSDPISSVAYATEEIVLVLALGGAAYVALAKWVAVGVAALLVIVVASYRQTCHAYPGGGGAFAVSLDNFGVNAALVAASALLVDYVMTVAVSIVSGVVAVTSAVPSLAGHAVLLSVAAVVLLVTVNLRGLRESGRAFAVPTYAFIALTLLMFAIGVVKAAAGQLPAAVTAQQQLHRTVQVGGIFTVLLALRAFASGCTALTGVEAISNGVPAFRPPKARNAAATLTMMGTLAVTMFVGITVLALHVKARAQPSGNPSVISQIAATVFGGHAALFYLYQAATAGILILAANTAFNGFPVLSSILAQQRFLPVQLRNRGDKLVFSNGIVLLGGFAVALIVGFDANIDRLIQLYIIGVFTSFTLSQAGMVRHWSRALPATPTDRLRRLRTSRAINAAGATTTALVLVIVLYTKVVHGAWLAILAMGVLFATMKAIRRHYDAVAVELDAADDDPLPLPVRNHGVILVSRLHQPTLRALAYARATRPSTLVALTVETDATATMRLQQAWAGRGIDVPLTVLPAPNRDITRPVLGYVRALRGASPRDVVTVFIPEYVPYRSWDHLLHNQSALRLKARLLFEPGVMVTDVPWQRHPVGESADQALA; encoded by the coding sequence GTGCTGCAACGCAGTCCGCTGCCGACCGCCGGCGGGGTCAAGCGGGTCGTCGTCGGGCGCCCGTTGCGCAGCCGGCAGCTGGCCGAGACGCTGCTGCCGAAGTGGCTCGCGCTGCCGGTGTTCTGCTCGGATCCGATCTCGTCGGTGGCCTACGCCACGGAAGAGATCGTGCTGGTGCTGGCGCTCGGCGGTGCGGCGTACGTCGCACTGGCCAAGTGGGTCGCCGTCGGCGTCGCGGCGCTGCTCGTCATCGTCGTCGCCTCCTACCGACAGACCTGCCACGCCTACCCCGGCGGTGGCGGCGCGTTCGCGGTCAGCCTCGACAACTTCGGCGTCAACGCGGCGCTGGTCGCCGCCAGCGCGCTGCTCGTCGACTACGTCATGACGGTGGCCGTGTCGATCGTGTCCGGGGTGGTGGCGGTCACCAGCGCGGTGCCGTCGCTGGCCGGACACGCGGTGCTGCTGTCGGTCGCCGCCGTCGTGCTGCTGGTGACGGTCAACCTGCGCGGGTTGCGCGAGTCCGGCCGGGCGTTCGCGGTCCCGACCTACGCGTTCATCGCGCTCACGCTCCTGATGTTCGCGATCGGCGTCGTCAAGGCGGCCGCCGGCCAGCTGCCGGCTGCCGTCACCGCGCAGCAACAGCTGCACCGCACGGTGCAGGTCGGCGGCATCTTCACCGTGCTGCTGGCCCTGCGTGCCTTCGCGTCGGGGTGCACGGCGCTCACCGGCGTGGAGGCGATCAGCAACGGCGTGCCGGCGTTCAGGCCACCGAAGGCGCGCAACGCCGCCGCCACGCTGACGATGATGGGGACGCTCGCCGTGACCATGTTCGTCGGCATCACGGTGCTGGCGCTGCACGTCAAGGCGCGCGCCCAGCCCAGCGGCAACCCGTCGGTGATCTCCCAGATCGCGGCGACCGTCTTCGGTGGGCACGCGGCGCTGTTCTACCTCTACCAGGCAGCGACAGCCGGCATCCTGATCCTTGCGGCCAACACAGCGTTCAACGGCTTCCCAGTGCTGTCGTCGATCCTCGCGCAGCAACGCTTCCTACCGGTGCAGCTGCGCAACCGCGGGGACAAGCTGGTGTTCAGCAACGGCATCGTGCTGCTCGGCGGTTTCGCCGTCGCGCTGATCGTCGGGTTCGACGCCAACATCGACCGGCTGATCCAGCTCTACATCATCGGCGTGTTCACGTCGTTCACGTTGAGCCAGGCCGGCATGGTGCGCCACTGGAGCCGCGCGCTGCCGGCCACCCCCACCGACCGCCTGCGCCGGTTGCGCACGTCGCGCGCCATCAACGCGGCCGGGGCCACCACGACCGCACTGGTGTTGGTCATCGTGCTCTACACGAAGGTCGTGCACGGAGCGTGGCTGGCGATCCTCGCCATGGGGGTGCTGTTCGCGACGATGAAGGCGATCCGCCGCCACTACGACGCCGTCGCGGTCGAGCTGGACGCGGCCGATGACGACCCACTACCGCTGCCGGTGCGCAACCACGGGGTGATCCTCGTGTCGCGGCTGCACCAGCCCACGCTGCGCGCGCTCGCCTACGCCCGGGCGACAAGGCCCAGCACGCTGGTCGCGCTCACGGTGGAGACGGACGCGACCGCAACAATGCGGCTGCAGCAGGCGTGGGCCGGGCGGGGCATCGACGTGCCGCTGACCGTGCTGCCCGCGCCGAACCGCGACATCACCCGGCCGGTGCTCGGCTACGTGCGGGCCCTGCGGGGAGCCAGCCCGCGCGACGTGGTGACCGTGTTCATCCCGGAGTACGTGCCCTACCGCTCGTGGGACCACCTGCTGCACAACCAGAGCGCACTGCGACTCAAGGCGCGGCTGCTGTTCGAGCCGGGTGTGATGGTCACCGACGTGCCCTGGCAGCGGCACCCCGTCGGGGAGTCGGCCGATCAGGCGTTGGCGTAG
- a CDS encoding response regulator transcription factor: MSTAGSRIRVALVDDHAMFRAGVRTEIDERLDVVGEAGDVESAVRLVEQQEPDVVLLDVHMPDGGGRAVIAAIRDRLPDVRFLALSASDAPEDVIAVIRAGARGYVTKTISGDDLVDAVRRVGEGDAVFSPRLAGFVLDAFTSGDGPDEPAPDPELDQLTPREQEVLRLIARGYTYKEIAGELFISGKTVESHVSSVLRKLQLSTRHQLTRWATDRRLI; encoded by the coding sequence ATGAGCACCGCCGGCAGCCGGATCCGCGTGGCGCTGGTCGACGACCACGCGATGTTCCGGGCCGGCGTACGCACCGAGATCGACGAGCGGCTGGACGTCGTCGGGGAGGCCGGTGACGTCGAGTCCGCCGTACGCCTCGTCGAGCAGCAGGAGCCCGACGTCGTCCTGCTCGACGTGCACATGCCCGACGGAGGTGGCCGGGCTGTCATCGCCGCGATCCGCGACCGGCTGCCGGACGTGCGGTTCCTGGCCCTGTCCGCGTCCGACGCTCCCGAGGACGTCATCGCGGTGATCCGGGCGGGTGCCCGCGGCTACGTCACCAAGACGATCTCGGGAGACGACCTCGTCGACGCCGTACGCCGGGTGGGCGAGGGCGACGCGGTCTTCTCCCCACGGCTGGCAGGCTTCGTCCTCGACGCCTTCACCTCGGGTGACGGGCCGGACGAACCCGCGCCCGACCCGGAGCTCGACCAGCTGACCCCGCGCGAGCAGGAGGTGCTGCGGCTGATCGCCCGTGGCTACACCTACAAGGAGATCGCCGGCGAGCTGTTCATCTCCGGCAAGACCGTCGAGAGCCACGTGTCGTCGGTGCTGCGCAAGCTGCAGCTCTCGACCCGCCACCAGCTGACCCGCTGGGCGACCGACCGCCGCCTGATCTGA
- a CDS encoding VOC family protein — MAATADTVHWRGVHHLALVTPDMDATVRFWHGVIDARLVVTLATPAFRHYFFEVAPGNTVAFFEYVGQPLESFAKPAGVPYPQAAQFDHLSLHLPDEDALLRLRDRLKEHGCEVTDVVDHGFLRSIYFNDNNGIALEASWWTLDPTGRPVDYGDERFFSDADPVPAVRELRQSGRLDHTVTTHLVDEVTKDLYRPV; from the coding sequence ATGGCTGCGACTGCTGACACGGTGCACTGGCGGGGCGTCCACCATCTCGCACTGGTCACCCCCGACATGGACGCCACGGTCCGCTTCTGGCACGGCGTCATCGACGCCCGGCTGGTCGTGACGCTCGCGACGCCGGCGTTCCGGCACTACTTCTTCGAGGTCGCGCCCGGTAACACGGTCGCGTTCTTCGAGTACGTCGGGCAGCCGCTCGAGTCGTTCGCGAAGCCGGCCGGCGTGCCCTACCCGCAGGCCGCGCAGTTCGACCACCTGTCGCTGCACCTGCCCGACGAGGACGCGCTGCTGCGGCTGCGCGACCGGCTGAAGGAGCACGGCTGCGAGGTGACCGACGTCGTCGACCACGGCTTCCTGCGCTCGATCTACTTCAACGACAACAACGGCATCGCGCTCGAGGCGTCGTGGTGGACGCTCGACCCGACCGGGCGGCCGGTCGACTACGGCGACGAGCGGTTCTTCTCCGACGCCGATCCCGTGCCGGCGGTGCGCGAGCTGCGCCAGAGCGGGCGGCTTGACCACACGGTCACGACGCACCTGGTCGACGAGGTAACCAAGGACCTCTACAGGCCGGTCTGA
- a CDS encoding PspC domain-containing protein, translating into MTSTAPPTPLVRPVDGRMVAGVCAGVARYLDLDVTVVRLVAVVLALVGGLGVPLYLAGYLLIPAEGETTTVASELLEQLRPERGARQ; encoded by the coding sequence ATGACATCCACCGCACCCCCCACCCCGCTGGTCCGCCCGGTCGACGGGCGGATGGTCGCCGGCGTCTGCGCCGGCGTCGCGCGCTACCTCGACCTCGACGTCACCGTCGTCCGCCTGGTCGCCGTCGTGCTCGCCCTCGTCGGCGGCCTCGGCGTGCCGCTCTACCTCGCCGGCTACCTGCTGATTCCCGCCGAGGGCGAGACGACCACGGTGGCCAGCGAGCTGCTCGAGCAGCTCCGTCCCGAGCGGGGGGCCCGGCAGTGA
- a CDS encoding MaoC family dehydratase, with the protein MATTVHGIDDLKQKVGEHLGYSPWHEVTQEQVNLFADATGDHQWIHVDVERAKQGPFGAPIAHGYLTLSLGPALLPQILRIEGISMGVNYGLNKLRFPAPVPVGSKVRLGATLESVEDVAGGAQAVLGLTFEVEGKDKPVCVAEAVFRYYA; encoded by the coding sequence ATGGCGACCACGGTGCATGGAATCGACGACCTCAAGCAGAAGGTGGGCGAGCACCTCGGCTACAGCCCATGGCACGAGGTGACCCAGGAGCAGGTCAACCTCTTCGCCGACGCGACCGGCGACCACCAGTGGATCCACGTCGACGTGGAGAGAGCGAAGCAGGGGCCGTTCGGCGCGCCGATCGCGCACGGCTACCTGACGCTGTCGCTCGGCCCGGCGCTGCTGCCGCAGATCCTGCGCATCGAGGGCATCTCGATGGGCGTCAACTACGGCCTCAACAAGCTGCGTTTCCCGGCCCCGGTTCCGGTGGGGTCGAAGGTGCGGCTCGGCGCGACCCTGGAGTCGGTCGAGGACGTCGCCGGCGGGGCGCAGGCGGTTCTCGGCCTGACCTTCGAGGTCGAGGGCAAGGACAAGCCGGTCTGCGTCGCCGAGGCCGTCTTCCGCTACTACGCCTGA